One genomic segment of Brassica napus cultivar Da-Ae chromosome A3, Da-Ae, whole genome shotgun sequence includes these proteins:
- the LOC106431127 gene encoding telomere repeat-binding protein 4 isoform X2: MVVKRRLNCGFDFSGVPKAPRSTRRKVSSERDDVDSQLTAFDLLASLAGKLLEESESSSTSTYGDSQEDHLVVKIKQEHELVYNDKPCKSELSHQGNLSSKSPSDNTSETCLQVSSLENDCVLEQTPVSDCKMALGLKQPLLGCGNKKEDCAVLVEQGEATNGLEDGGLIADTFSLKGPSHESVHLDGVPNGSLEGYRNHSKLACRDDDDENYCTYYKFGDKCNKSYRPMTRVGYRRIKKSMMTKHGRAVSRSKCFEDTRTDGCLKSLYRKRKLCYGYNPWKHETVHRKRRLSDKGLVVTSDGGLSSESVTNSPQKGESVKLSIKSFRIPELFIEVPETATVGSLKRTVMEAVTALLGDGIRIGVLVQGKKVRDDTNTLSQTGLSCRENLDNLGFTLEPGSSENPVLSLPTDSTNLSERSSASPELNSRIPLSLLHADHMINSGTCVESKQELVPYQSDITADEQQQPSPDSRAIVPVPPLEPEALAIVPLNEKPKRTELSQRRTRRPFSVSEVEALVHAVEELGTGRWRDVKLRSFDDASHRTYVDLKDKWKTLVHTASISPQQRRGQPVPQELLDRVLAAHRYWSQHQVKQNGKHQAAAMMVVESGLSM; the protein is encoded by the exons ATGGTGGTCAAGAGGAGGTTAAACTGTGGCTTTGATTTCTCCGGTGTTCCCAAGGCTCCTCGTTCAACCAGG AGGAAGGTATCAAGTGAGAGAGATGACGTTGACAGTCAGCTCACTGCCTTTGATTTGCTCGCTTCTCTGGCTGGAAAGTTGCTAGAAGAAAGCGAAAGCTCCTCAACGTCGACCTATGGGGATAGTCAAGAAGATCATCTGGTTGTAAagatcaaacaagaacatgagcTTGTCTATAATGATAAGCCTTGTAAATCTGAGCTTTCCCATCAAGGAAACCTTTCCTCAAAGTCGCCTAGTGATAACACTAGCGAGACGTGTTTGCAAGTTTCCTCTTTGGAAAATGATTGCGTTTTAGAGCAGACGCCAGTTTCTGATTGTAAGATGGCTCTTGGTCTGAAGCAGCCTCTTTTAGGGTGCGGAAACAAGAAAGAGGATTGTGCTGTCCTTGTTGAACAAGGAGAAGCGACCAATGGCTTGGAAGACGGTGGCTTGATCGCTGATACTTTCAGCTTAAAGGGTCCAAGTCACGAATCAGTCCACCTGGATGGTGTGCCTAATGGTTCTTTGGAAGGATATAGGAATCATTCTAAGTTAGCTTgtagagatgatgatgatgaaaactATTGTACATACTATAAATTTGGTGACAAATGTAATAAGTCATATAGGCCTATGACTCGTGTTGGATATCGAAGAATCAAGAAGTCAATGATGACAAAACACGGTAGAGCAGTTTCCAGATCGAAGTGCTTTGAAGACACTAGAACAG ATGGTTGTTTAAAGTCTCTATACCGCAAGAGAAAATTATGTTATGGCTACAACCCATGGAAGCATGAGACCGTTCATAGGAAGAGAAGATTATCTGACAAAGGGTTAGTAGTAACTTCTGATGGAGGACTCAGTAGTGAAAGTGTTACCAATTCACCTCAGAAGGGAGAGTCAG TAAAGTTAAGCATCAAGTCCTTTAGGATTCCAGAGCTTTTTATTGAAGTTCCGGAAACAGCAACAGTAGGCTCACTCAAG AGGACGGTGATGGAGGCTGTCACTGCTTTACTCGGTGATGGGATACGTATTGGGGTGTTAGTCCAAGGGAAGAAGGTTAGAGATGACACCAACACTCTCTCACAGACTGGTCTCTCGTGTAGAGAGAATCTAGACAACCTTGGCTTCACCTTGGAGCCTGGTTCCTCTGAAAATCCTGTCCTTTCTTTGCCAACTGATTCAACAAATTTGTCAGAAAG GTCTTCAGCTTCTCCAGAGTTAAATTCTAGAATCCCTCTCAGTCTCCTACATGCAGATCACATGATTAATTCTGGAACATGTGTGGAGAGTAAGCAGGAGTTAGTTCCATATCAGAGTGACATAACAGCTGATGAACAACAACAACCTTCACCAGATTCAAGAGCTATAGTTCCAGTTCCACCATTGGAACCGGAGGCTCTTGCAATCGTCCCACTTAACGAGAAACCTAAGCGTACAGAGCTTTCACAGCGTAGAACCAGGAGACCATTCTCTGTGTCTGAGGTAGAAGCTCTAGTGCATGCAGTTGAGGAGCTTGGGACTGGAAG ATGGCGTGATGTGAAACTGCGTTCTTTTGATGATGCAAGTCATCGAACCTACGTGGACTTGAAG gATAAGTGGAAAACTCTTGTTCACACGGCGAGTATATCACCGCAGCAGAGAAGAGGACAACCAGTGCCTCAAGAACTGCTAGATAGAGTTTTGGCAGCACATAGGTATTGGTCACAGCACCAAGTGAAACAGAACGGGAAACATCAAGCGGCTGCAATGATGGTGGTTGAATCAGGTTTGTCTATGTAA
- the LOC106431127 gene encoding telomere repeat-binding protein 4 isoform X1 → MVVKRRLNCGFDFSGVPKAPRSTRRKVSSERDDVDSQLTAFDLLASLAGKLLEESESSSTSTYGDSQEDHLVVKIKQEHELVYNDKPCKSELSHQGNLSSKSPSDNTSETCLQVSSLENDCVLEQTPVSDCKMALGLKQPLLGCGNKKEDCAVLVEQGEATNGLEDGGLIADTFSLKGPSHESVHLDGVPNGSLEGYRNHSKLACRDDDDENYCTYYKFGDKCNKSYRPMTRVGYRRIKKSMMTKHGRAVSRSKCFEDTRTDGCLKSLYRKRKLCYGYNPWKHETVHRKRRLSDKGLVVTSDGGLSSESVTNSPQKGESGTYLYDPDASLSGWSGGAHVYFQLFAVKLSIKSFRIPELFIEVPETATVGSLKRTVMEAVTALLGDGIRIGVLVQGKKVRDDTNTLSQTGLSCRENLDNLGFTLEPGSSENPVLSLPTDSTNLSERSSASPELNSRIPLSLLHADHMINSGTCVESKQELVPYQSDITADEQQQPSPDSRAIVPVPPLEPEALAIVPLNEKPKRTELSQRRTRRPFSVSEVEALVHAVEELGTGRWRDVKLRSFDDASHRTYVDLKDKWKTLVHTASISPQQRRGQPVPQELLDRVLAAHRYWSQHQVKQNGKHQAAAMMVVESGLSM, encoded by the exons ATGGTGGTCAAGAGGAGGTTAAACTGTGGCTTTGATTTCTCCGGTGTTCCCAAGGCTCCTCGTTCAACCAGG AGGAAGGTATCAAGTGAGAGAGATGACGTTGACAGTCAGCTCACTGCCTTTGATTTGCTCGCTTCTCTGGCTGGAAAGTTGCTAGAAGAAAGCGAAAGCTCCTCAACGTCGACCTATGGGGATAGTCAAGAAGATCATCTGGTTGTAAagatcaaacaagaacatgagcTTGTCTATAATGATAAGCCTTGTAAATCTGAGCTTTCCCATCAAGGAAACCTTTCCTCAAAGTCGCCTAGTGATAACACTAGCGAGACGTGTTTGCAAGTTTCCTCTTTGGAAAATGATTGCGTTTTAGAGCAGACGCCAGTTTCTGATTGTAAGATGGCTCTTGGTCTGAAGCAGCCTCTTTTAGGGTGCGGAAACAAGAAAGAGGATTGTGCTGTCCTTGTTGAACAAGGAGAAGCGACCAATGGCTTGGAAGACGGTGGCTTGATCGCTGATACTTTCAGCTTAAAGGGTCCAAGTCACGAATCAGTCCACCTGGATGGTGTGCCTAATGGTTCTTTGGAAGGATATAGGAATCATTCTAAGTTAGCTTgtagagatgatgatgatgaaaactATTGTACATACTATAAATTTGGTGACAAATGTAATAAGTCATATAGGCCTATGACTCGTGTTGGATATCGAAGAATCAAGAAGTCAATGATGACAAAACACGGTAGAGCAGTTTCCAGATCGAAGTGCTTTGAAGACACTAGAACAG ATGGTTGTTTAAAGTCTCTATACCGCAAGAGAAAATTATGTTATGGCTACAACCCATGGAAGCATGAGACCGTTCATAGGAAGAGAAGATTATCTGACAAAGGGTTAGTAGTAACTTCTGATGGAGGACTCAGTAGTGAAAGTGTTACCAATTCACCTCAGAAGGGAGAGTCAGGTACCTATCTATATGACCCAGATGCTTCGTTATCTGGCTGGAGTGGTGGTGCTCATGTTTATTTTCAATTGTTTGCAGTAAAGTTAAGCATCAAGTCCTTTAGGATTCCAGAGCTTTTTATTGAAGTTCCGGAAACAGCAACAGTAGGCTCACTCAAG AGGACGGTGATGGAGGCTGTCACTGCTTTACTCGGTGATGGGATACGTATTGGGGTGTTAGTCCAAGGGAAGAAGGTTAGAGATGACACCAACACTCTCTCACAGACTGGTCTCTCGTGTAGAGAGAATCTAGACAACCTTGGCTTCACCTTGGAGCCTGGTTCCTCTGAAAATCCTGTCCTTTCTTTGCCAACTGATTCAACAAATTTGTCAGAAAG GTCTTCAGCTTCTCCAGAGTTAAATTCTAGAATCCCTCTCAGTCTCCTACATGCAGATCACATGATTAATTCTGGAACATGTGTGGAGAGTAAGCAGGAGTTAGTTCCATATCAGAGTGACATAACAGCTGATGAACAACAACAACCTTCACCAGATTCAAGAGCTATAGTTCCAGTTCCACCATTGGAACCGGAGGCTCTTGCAATCGTCCCACTTAACGAGAAACCTAAGCGTACAGAGCTTTCACAGCGTAGAACCAGGAGACCATTCTCTGTGTCTGAGGTAGAAGCTCTAGTGCATGCAGTTGAGGAGCTTGGGACTGGAAG ATGGCGTGATGTGAAACTGCGTTCTTTTGATGATGCAAGTCATCGAACCTACGTGGACTTGAAG gATAAGTGGAAAACTCTTGTTCACACGGCGAGTATATCACCGCAGCAGAGAAGAGGACAACCAGTGCCTCAAGAACTGCTAGATAGAGTTTTGGCAGCACATAGGTATTGGTCACAGCACCAAGTGAAACAGAACGGGAAACATCAAGCGGCTGCAATGATGGTGGTTGAATCAGGTTTGTCTATGTAA
- the LOC111214306 gene encoding protein FIZZY-RELATED 3-like, translating to MESPQKTKTGLNLPAGMNQTSLRLETFSSSFRGISTLSSPSKSTCSDRFIPCRSSSRLHAFDLQDKEPTTPVKEGGNEAYSRLLKSELFGSDFVSNSLSPAGGGGGQGGSASSPMSPCTSNMLRFKTDRSNSSPCSPFSPSILGNDNGLSSDSSPPPKPPRKVPKTPHKVLDAPSLQDDFYLNVVDWSSQNVLAVGLGTCVYLWSASNSKVTKLCDLGPNDSVCSLQWTREGSYISVGTSHGQVQVWDGTQCKRVRTMGGHQTRTGVLAWNSRILSSGSRDRNILQHDIRVQSDYVSKLVGHKSEVCGLKWSHDDRELASGGNDNQLLVWNNHSQQPIHKLTEHTAAVKAITWSPHQSSLLASGGGTADRCIRFWNTTNGHQLNSIDTGSQVCNLAWSKNVNEIVSTHGYSQNQIMLWKYPSMAKVATLTGHSMRVLYLATSPDGQTIVTGAGDETLRFWNVFPSVKMQTPVRDTGLWSLGRTQIR from the exons ATGGAATCCCCACAGAAAACCAAAACCGGTTTAAACCTCCCCGCGGGGATGAACCAGACCTCTTTACGTCTCGAGACGTTCTCGAGCTCGTTCCGCGGGATCTCGACCTTATCCTCCCCCTCAAAATCCACCTGCAGCGACAGATTCATCCCCTGCAGATCCTCATCGCGTCTCCACGCTTTCGATCTGCAGGACAAGGAGCCGACGACGCCGGTGAAAGAGGGAGGGAACGAAGCGTACTCGAGACTCTTGAAATCTGAGCTTTTCGGATCTGATTTCGTTTCTAACTCTTTGTCTCCTgcaggtggtggtggtggtcaaGGAGGATCTGCTTCTTCTCCGATGAGTCCGTGTACTAGTAACATGTTGAGGTTCAAGACGGATCGTTCCAACTCGAGTCCTTGTTCGCCGTTCTCTCCTTCGATTCTGGGAAACGATAATGGTCTCTCTAGTGATTCGTCTCCTCCTCCTAAGCCGCCTCGCAAGGTTCCTAAAACTCCTCACAAG GTGTTGGATGCACCTTCATTACAAGATGACTTCTACTTGAACGTTGTGGACTGGAGCTCACAGAATGTTCTTGCCGTGGGGCTTGGTACTTGTGTCTATCTCTGGAGTGCTTCCAATAGCAAA GTGACGAAGCTATGTGACTTGGGACCTAATGATAGCGTGTGTTCGCTTCAGTGGACACGTGAGGGTTCATATATATCTGTTGGTACAAGTCACGGTCAAGTTCAG GTTTGGGATGGAACACAGTGCAAGAGAGTCCGAACAATGGGAGGTCATCAAACGAGAACTGGTGTCTTGGCATGGAACTCGAGGATCTTATCCTCAGGGAGCAGAGACAGAAACATCCTCCAACATGATATCCGAGTCCAGAGCGACTACGTCAGCAAGCTCGTGGGACACAAATCTGAAGTCTGCGGGCTGAAATGGTCTCATGATGATAGAGAGCTTGCGTCTGGAGGCAACGATAATCAG TTGTTAGTGTGGAACAATCATTCACAACAACCTATTCATAAGCTGACTGAGCATACAGCAGCGGTTAAGGCGATTACATGGTCTCCTCATCAGAGCagtctccttgcttcaggaggTGGAACCGCAGACAGATGCATTAGATTCTGGAACACCACAAACGGACATCAGTTGAACAGCATTGACACTGGAAGCCAAGTCTGCAATCTGGCGTGGAGCAAGAATGTCAATGAGATAGTGAGCACTCATGGATACTCTCAGAACCAAATCATGCTCTGGAAGTATCCATCCATGGCAAAg GTTGCAACGCTTACAGGGCACAGTATGAGAGTACTTTACTTGGCTACATCACCTGATGGACAGACTATAGTGACTGGAGCAGGAGATGAGACCCTGCGGTTTTGGAATGTCTTCCCTTCAGTGAAAATGCAG ACACCGGTGAGGGACACAGGCCTCTGGTCATTAGGGAGGACACAGATCCGATAA
- the LOC111214715 gene encoding probable xyloglucan endotransglucosylase/hydrolase protein 5, with the protein MRVIKMGRLPLTFCLTFLLMATVTFGVPPKKSIDVPFGRNYFPTWAFDHIKYLNGGSEVHLVLDKHTGTGFQSKGSYLFGHFSMHIKMVPGDSAGTVTAFYLSSQNSEHDEIDFEFLGNRTGQPYILQTNVFTGGKGNREQRINLWFDPSKNYHSYSVLWNMHQIVFFVDDVPIRVFKNSKDIGVKFPFNQPMKIYSSLWNADDWATRGGLEKTNWAKAPFVASYRGFHIDGCEASVSAKFCETQGKRWWDKEEFQDLDAKQYKRLKWVRKRYTIYNYCTDRVRFPKPPPECRRDRDI; encoded by the exons ATGAGGGTGATCAAAATGGGTCGTCTTCCACTTACTTTTTGCCTCACCTTTCTGCTTATGGCGACGGTAACGTTTGGTGTACCTCCTAAGAAGTCCATTGATGTTCCTTTTGGCAGGAACTATTTCCCCACTTGGGCTTTTGATCACATTAAGTATCTCAATGGTGGTTCTGAAGTGCATCTCGTCCTTGACAAGCACACTG GCACTGGCTTTCAGTCAAAGGGTTCATACTTGTTTGGCCACTTCAGTATGCACATAAAGATGGTTCCTGGAGACTCTGCCGGAACTGTGACCGCCTTCTAT TTATCATCACAGAACTCAGAACATGATGAGATAGATTTTGAGTTCCTAGGGAACAGAACCGGTCAGCCTTACATTTTGCAGACAAACGTGTTTACAGGAGGCAAAGGAAACAGAGAGCAGAGGATCAACCTCTGGTTTGACCCTTCCAAGAACTATCATTCCTATTCAGTTCTCTGGAATATGCATCAGATTGT GTTCTTTGTGGATGATGTTCCCATAAGAGTGTTCAAGAACAGCAAAGACATTGGGGTGAAGTTTCCATTCAACCAGCCGATGAAGATATATTCAAGTCTTTGGAACGCAGATGACTGGGCCACAAGGGGAGGGTTAGAGAAGACTAACTGGGCAAAGGCTCCTTTCGTCGCCTCCTACAGAGGCTTCCATATTGATGGATGTGAGGCTTCGGTGAGTGCTAAGTTCTGTGAGACGCAAGGGAAACGTTGGTGGGATAAGGAGGAGTTTCAAGACTTGGATGCTAAACAGTACAAGCGTCTCAAATGGGTTCGTAAGAGATACACTATCTATAACTATTGTACCGACCGTGTCAGGTTTCCTAAGCCTCCTCCTGAGTGCCGCAGAGACCGTGACATTTAG